cagcagacttctcagcagaaatgttacaggccaaaagggaggggcatgaaatagttaatgtattgaaacagaagaaccttcaaccaggaatcctctacccagcaagattatcattcaaatgtgaaggagagaataaacatttcccagataaatgaaggctcaaagaatttatagccactaaaccagcattacaggatatgttaaagggactgctgtatgtggaaatattcctaagaataaatagttttcaccagtgaaaataaattaattaccaagcaagtatgaaattaaaacaaaaatattaaaaccaaatatacacaaaatcagtcaagggatacacaaaaagtgcaggatatgacatctaatacataaagtgtggaaaagaaagaagaaaaaaaagaagtattttagactgtgtttgaaataaagcAATAAGCAACGTAATATAGATGGTTATATAGTTAGGAAGATATtcttgaaccttatggtaaccacaaacctaaagcctataatagatacacagaaaatttaaaaagggaaatccaatcacaacactaaagaaaaccatcaaataacaagagaagagtataagagaggaagaaagagaggggaaatataaaaacaaccagaaaacaattaataaaatggcaataggtacacacatatcaataattaccttaaatgtaaatggactgacttaccaatcaaaagacatagagtgagaATGGATGAggacacaagacccatctatgtacTGCCTGCAAGTGACTCCTTTCatacccaaagacacacagactaaaagtgaagggatgaaaaaagatatttcatgcaaagaacagggggaaaaaagtaggaatagcagtacttatattaggcaaaattgatttcaaaacaaagaaagtaaaaagggacaaagaaggacattacataatgataaaggggtcagtccagcaagaggatatagccattataaatatctatgcatccaacatagaagcacctaaatatgtaaaacagaattaaaggaggaattctaacagaattaaagggggaaatagattggtacacatatattttagaagaccttaacacaccactcacatcaatagacagatcaaccagacagaaaataaatagagtCATTTAACAATACATTAGTTCAAATGAACTTaccagatatctacagaacatccacccaaaagcagcaggatacatatctTTCTTAAGTGTACATGAAACATTCTTGAGAATCGAttacatactaggacacaaaaagagcttcagtaaattaaaaaagaccaaaattatatcaagcagcttctcagaccacaatggtatgaaactagaaataaattacacaagaaaacaaaaaagcctacaaatacctggaggctaaacaacatgcttttaaataatcaatggatcaatgaacaaattaaaacatatCAAGCAATTCTTGGaaacaaatgtaaacaaaaattcaacagtccaaaCTTCATGCAATGCCACAAAAGCAGATCAAAAAGGGAACTACATAGCAATACAGACCTATCTCAAGAAataagaagaatcccaaataaaTGGCCTAAACTCCCAATAAAAGAAACTCGAAGAAGAATGAAAGTAAACTTGTAATGGATTGaagaactgaatgtaagacatgaaaccataaaactcttgaacATAACTATgagaaattttttcctggatgcatctcctcagtcaggaaacaaaataaaatgaacaaatgggactacatcaaatgaaaaagtttctgtatagcaaaggacaccaccaacaaaacaaaaaaggtaacctacagtatgggagaatatattcataaatgatttatctgaaaaggggttTATAATGAACACATtcatctcaacaccaaaaaaggcaaataaactgattaaaaaatgggtggaggacctaaacagacatttcgccaaagaagaaatatagatagcCAATAGCCACATGAAATGATGATCCAaattgttaatcatcagagaaataaatgcaaatcaaagccacaatgagatatcatctcacaccagttagaacggccactatccaaaagacaaaaaataacaagtgttggtgaggatgtggagaaaagggaaccatcctacactgctggttggagtgtaaattggtacaactgctatggaaagcagtatgggggttcctcaaaatattaaaaatagaactaccatacaacccagtaattccacttctaggaatttacctgaagaaaaaaaattcctgatttaaaaagatatatgcacctccatgttcattgctatattatttacaatatccaagtaatggaagcaacctaagtgtcaatagatgaatatataaaaaagaggtggtatatatacacaatggaatattattcagccataaaaaagaaattctgccatttgcaacaacatggatggatctagagggtattatgctaagtaaaatgagccaggcagagaaagacaaataccatatgatttcacttatttgtggaatctaaaaacaaagcaaaattaaatgaacaaaacagcagtagactcacagacattgagaagtagctcatgtttatcATGGGGTAAGGGTTTGGGTaatgggtggggagagtgaggggataaagggacacaaaaattctcaatcatgatGTAAgtatgtaagttggtcatggggatagtagtgcagcatggagaatgtagacaatgattctgtaacatcttcctatgttgacagatagtaactgcactagcagGGGTGAGGAGTTAATGAGATGAGTAactgatgaatcactgtgttttatactggaaaccaatataatagaggatatcaatgacacttcaataaaaaataatttaaaaaagaaaatggctgAACATAATctttacaaggaaaaaaatttggatataatatataataattctaGGACATAATATACCATGAAAACATGAAGCATTAGTTAGACTATAACAAGAATAGGtaaaaaatacaagtaaaagGATTCACTAAGTTTGGATTAGGTCCTAATGATTTGTATATTCATAAAACTCCCATAGGTAAGTGATGTGAATCCCCAGTTGAAAACCACTGGTCTAGAAGATTCTAGTTTCAAATTAAAGAAGTAAAGCTGTGGccgatatttttttttttttccaagtacaattttttaataaagataATTACAAAAGATGGAAAAGCTCAGAAAGGCCAATTACTTCTTCAACAGATCAGCTCTTTGACATAACTCACATCCAATTTTAAATACTATCACATAAAGCATGGTGGAGGAAAACAAATTTTGCTTCCTAATTAGAAAACTCATAATAAAACttgccaagaaaaacaaaaacaaaaagccattttgaaaataaatacagtTCATGCCAAAGTAGTATAAAATGAAGCCAGAAGTCTTCAAATAGAAAACACTTCTTCCCATTATTTTCTCACTTGTTTTATGGTTTCTGAAGCTGGTGACTCTCAAATTCAAGGGTTGTTAAGCTGTTCTGATTTGGCTCCTTTGGTATCTGTTTTTTCACTATTATTGTCCTTGGCTTTATCTTCTTCCTTAACATCTGCTTTTTtatcctctgtttccttcttgtCTTCTTCGATTCTAGCTTTCTTTGCTCCTTTCTTATGATCAGCCACATTTCTACGACCTCCTTCTCCTTCGTCTTCAGAATCTGAGAATTCTTCATCACAAGCTATCCGTTTGTCTGATGCTCGAATAGAAATTCTTTTGTCTGGGTCTTCTCCATCTTCATCTCCACTATCTTCATGAACAGCATCTTCTGGAATAGCTTGCATCTGGACGCCAGGTGCGTGAGGTAACATGCGTAAATTTTCAAAGAAACGCTGTTTTATCTTTTCCCATATATTCTGGAGTGTTCTGGTTTGTCATGTTTGAAGGACTAATATGCAGTTTGAAGTCCGGTCCAAAATACTCAAAGTAATCATTATATGGCAATTCATTGGGAATTTCACAATCAAGGGCAACTGCAGTCTCATATGTCCAACATCGAGCAACATTTCGGATTGTGTATCCACCTCCTCCAAGCATCAGTAATGGTAAATTGAATGTTTTTACAACTTCTACACATTTAGCATGACCTTTGACTGTTAGATTGAAGCAGCCAAGTCTGTCACCGGACAGCGAGTCTGCACCGCACTGTAACACCACAGCACTAGGCTGGTACATCTCCATCACTTTTGAGATAATAGGCTTAAATATCTGCCCATATGACTCATCATCTATACCATCTCTCATTGGAAAATTGACAGCATAGTATTTGCCTTTTCCAGCACCAATATCCCTCAAGTCTCCTGTTCCAGGAAAGTATTCCCCATATTTATGGAATGATACAGTCATTACACGATCTGTTGTATAAAAAGCTTCTTCAACACCATCACCGTGATGGATATCAATATCAATATATAAGACTCTCTGATGATACTTTAGTAATTCAAGGATGGCAAGTACAATATCATTAACATAACAGCATCCTGATGCTTCTGATTTCTTTGCATGATGTAATCCTCCAGCCCAGTTAACAGCCATATCAGTTTGTTGTCGGTTCAACTTCACAGCCCCAGCAACTGAGCCACCCATTGAGAGCTGACAAAACTCAAATAGTCCATCAAATACTGGGCAATCCTCTCCAACATTAAATCTCTGCATCTGCTTACTATACTCAGACATGTTATCTGGTCTTATTGAACGTAGAAATTTGATGTACTCATCACTGTGGTATTTTGTCATTTCTTCAGCAGTGGCTTTATGGGGCctgtatatttccatttttctatatAAGCCATAATTTAGCAGCAAGTTATGAGTCATGCGGATTCTATGCGGTTTCATGGGATGACCCTGTCCATAATAATAATTTCCAATATCACCGTCGTAGTAGTAGCACACTTTCTTCTTGCCGCTTCCCTGACTGTACGCCATGGGTCCCCGGCCGCGGGCTCCGGCTCGTCCTCCAGCTGCGGCCGCCTCGGTCGACccgatatttttttaaataactgaaattatTACTGATAATACCATAGTGTTGCCTAATACAGTCAAAGCAGCACCAGGACTGTGATAAATAGAAATATTTCATGGATAGCAATTCCCCAGGAACATCCCAAAGAGCaaagaatttctaaaatatttgtattaataatttaCCATACACATTTAATCTAAGGAAAGCTAAGTATCTCTTCAGATTTGTCAacttcccctccccagcccaacTTACATTCAGCAAATATGTACCTAGAACAAATGAAGTCTCTGGGATTCACAGATGCATGAGGCACTATCcttatttctagagatccttgTCTAACAGTTTAGGGGGGAAAAATACATAGATGAGAAGTATGGATGCACAGACTAGCTGCTCTGCACCTAACCTGGGAAGGAGTGAAGAGAGTGAGAAAAGGGAGGTTGATGAAAGCAGGTCATGTATGGCTTTTGGATAAGTGATCCCTAAACTCAGTGTTTTGGTGTgaacaaggaaaaagaaataaaatcagtgtAAACATCTTTTTAAAGAGTTTAATGTAGAGAATGGATAAGAAGGTGATGAAagtataaacaaaagaagaaataagacccttaaagagagagaaatcaagagcACAGATCAGTAACTGAAATCCAAGGGTGGATTTAagtataaataaaagtaaattcttcctTAATCAGTAAAATGTTCTCAATAGTGAGGGCCTCTGCGAGTATGATTCATTGTGATTCATACAGGAATGATGGCATTTGAAGATGGCTAAATATGTTCAGAATAGTTGCcaaggaaaacaggaaagaaaaagaaaaatgtgcagaGACTGTAAAAGGACTTTCCACTGGCACCAATTCCCTCTGCTCTCACCCCTGTAACACTGAAGATAAAACATTTGTGGAGGCACTGATCAGCACAATAAGGAAACTTTTCTAGCAAGGTCAAACAGCCAAGGTTGGGTGGAGAAAGCAACTGGCTGAGTACAGAAAGACGTGAGATCCAGAGTGGACTCAAGGAATTCAAAACTAAGGAAGAATCAAGGGAGTGGTGGATTCAGAACAGGTAGTTGGGTGGTGAGACAGCCCAATAGCTGGAAGGATAGGACCACTCCTGCCCCTAATCTAAATCGAAGTCATTACAAACAGACCATCATATCAAATCACTTAATACTCACATCAACTTTTTAAAGTGACATATTTTAGAAATCACAGAATCTCAGACCCTAAAGAGAAAATATTCTTCCTAGAAATTTTTATTACACACTTTTGAACCAAGCCAGACAGGAAGGCATTTTAGTAATCAGTCgatttttttttattcccatAGAAAACTCTTTTGTAGCTACAGATTAGGGTAATTTACTCTAACATTTATTCAGCACAagtgattaatggatgaataaaatgtgatataaccaaacaacaaaatattatttggtggtaaaaaagaatgaagtactgatacacatTATAGTatgaataaacttaaaaatacagTTAGCTAAATTAAAGGAgccaagcacacacaaaaaacaacatattgtataattctatttaaatgaaatattcagaataggcaGCTCTATAAAGAAACAAAGTAAATTCATGGCTGCCTTCCCCTAGAGAAAAGAAGGAGTGGAATGGGAAGTAACAGGTAACAGGGAAGgagaaaatgtcctaaaattagaTTCACATGGTTGCACAACCTTGTGGATACActaaaaaatactgaattgtacactttaaatgtgtAAATTATATAGTATGTGAATCCTATatcaataaaactgttttttaaaatgttaattcattCAATGTTTAAAGAACTGAAAAGTACTAACAAATGTAAAAACAAGATAGTTGGTTTAACATATCAAAATATAATGATAtttaatgatataaaatatttcagaacatttatcagtttaaaataattattaatcatACCATGAGAAGATGGTAAATCAATTATTTAGAACCTAATTGATttagaaagaacattttttaaatgctatgatATTTTGATGCAATACgtctggttttttttctttgaagcacAGTATTGTGGAAATGCCTTATAATTTATTTCATGGTACTCATACTTCCATAAGTGATTAAACCAATTGTATTGAATTTTACTCTATACTAATATTTTAATGCTTTGTCCTCTGTTTGAACTATACTTAGAGTATTTGCAATTATTGGTTATTGTAAGTACAAAATACTGCTGAATCATTCCATCAAAGATTAACACATTTCTTTAGCATGGATTACTAAACATCAACTTCAAGATGTCCCTTAGCCATTTGGACAGACAATTTCCTCATCTTGGGCTTTTTAATTCTACACCCTAGAGCCAAATTAGGTTCCCAAATCAGCCTTACTTACATTCTTCATAGCAATCTTTGTgttttatgtattcattcattcaagaaatttttATTGGGCAccttttatgtgccaggcactgggaatgTGAAACAAACAGACTACTATCTCAGGAAGGTAAGAGTCTAGGAAAAATAGAGTATTAAATAAATCATTGCGCTAGTGTAGGGATTGTGGGAGAACAGAGTAGGGAGACTGCAACAGGCACAGGAATCAGGCTAAGCCATTTCAAAGAAAGTGATGTCAAAGCTGAGACTTGAAAAAGCATAGAAATTAATTCGAAAGCAGTAAATAGGTagttcaaagagaaaaatatatataaaaaagatcTGTAACTTTTCCACAGTTCAGAATGGTTTAAAAATCGAGGGCAAAGGAAGAGATAAGGCTGGAGAGAACTGAACAGGTTTTGAAATGCCTAAGAAGGTGTTTTAAGGGATTTGGAGCTTCTCAGGAGAATGAAGTCTTGGAAGACTTTTAAAGCTTTAAAACAAGGTAAGACCTGTGTTTTAGAAAGATtaagtaggttttttttttcctttaaagtacTTCTCAAAAGTAGGCAATCTCCAAAATCCTTACCATCATAATTTCTATGGACTTTAgcaattatttccaaatatttgacgTATTTTCTCACTTGAAAAAAGAGCTATCCCAATGCAATAATCAGTCCCATCTGTTATCAAGCAATCAGTTTGCCTGGGAGCTCTCTTGGCCAGAAGCTTCTAGGTATACTGGGTTAAGTATAGTGAGTAAGAGcaatcatttttaaaactcattttgtGGAACATTTGCGTTTGAAGAAAAATGGTGCATTTGAtccatggaatattatgcagtcgttaaaaataatgaattagaGCTATTGACATGGAAAGGATTCCAGGACTAATTCTGACAAGAAATGCAAAATGCAGTGTCTCTATAATCCCATTTTTGCAAAACTATAACATCTCACTGTATATGTGAGTGTACATTAATATaagtatgtatatgtttatatacatttacataaatatatatatttatgtaatctGAGCTAATTCACTCCTATTCATTGAGTTTCTATTTCCTTGTGTTATATTCTTGTAAAAGTACACATATGACTatacaaaaaaaagtaaaaagaacttTATAATCAACTCCCACTAGGAATCTCAGATTagtgtatatatttaatatatatatggtttatatatattcaaattatCAAATGGCTCCCCCTCAAATGATCAAATTATAGTCATTACTACCTTATGAACCTATTGCTTTCTTCACAATTCCAGCCACctaaaattattgaaaatggagATCTATGGCATTTCCAGTTTGCCTATACACTccagaatttttgtttttgtggcaCATTGCTTTCCTTCTACAATTGCTATAACCTATATTAGTACATATtacttttaaagtataaaattatcttttttcttgttataggTCATGTTTATGACAGAAAATGCCaatcatgttttatttatataaatatgatctatacacacatatataattttacaGAAATGCATTAATTGAACTATATttggctttttttccccaaatgctgacttttgtttttgttttgctgtccttcccacatcCCTTCTTCATCTCATGCCAATAATCAGGGTTTAAGAATTATAATTCCAAAGCTCACACTTTACTCACTATTACCAGGAACTATTCagaatgctttatatatattagtTTTTTTAAGTTAACCCTCATAACAATGCCATATGGTAGACACTATTGTCCATATgtaataaatgaggaaacaagcATTGAAAGATAAAGTAACTTCCTAAGGTAGTTACTT
This sequence is a window from Manis pentadactyla isolate mManPen7 chromosome 5, mManPen7.hap1, whole genome shotgun sequence. Protein-coding genes within it:
- the LOC118926750 gene encoding LOW QUALITY PROTEIN: histone deacetylase 2-like (The sequence of the model RefSeq protein was modified relative to this genomic sequence to represent the inferred CDS: deleted 1 base in 1 codon), encoding MAYSQGSGKKKVCYYYDGDIGNYYYGQGHPMKPHRIRMTHNLLLNYGLYRKMEIYRPHKATAEEMTKYHSDEYIKFLRSIRPDNMSEYSKQMQRFNVGEDCPVFDGLFEFCQLSMGGSVAGAVKLNRQQTDMAVNWAGGLHHAKKSEASGCCYVNDIVLAILELLKYHQRVLYIDIDIHHGDGVEEAFYTTDRVMTVSFHKYGEYFPGTGDLRDIGAGKGKYYAVNFPMRDGIDDESYGQIFKPIISKVMEMYQPSAVVLQCGADSLSGDRLGCFNLTVKGHAKCVEVVKTFNLPLLMLGGGGYTIRNVARCWTYETAVALDCEIPNELPYNDYFEYFGPDFKLHISPSNMTNQNTPEYMEKIKQRFFENLRMLPHAPGVQMQAIPEDAVHEDSGDEDGEDPDKRISIRASDKRIACDEEFSDSEDEGEGGRRNVADHKKGAKKARIEEDKKETEDKKADVKEEDKAKDNNSEKTDTKGAKSEQLNNP